A DNA window from Salvelinus fontinalis isolate EN_2023a chromosome 28, ASM2944872v1, whole genome shotgun sequence contains the following coding sequences:
- the LOC129826665 gene encoding uncharacterized protein LOC129826665: MESFGRGRGVFMFNPSLPVGRGAAISPVTSTPLARPTTQASVHLPHDLELPQLSAFEPVSPNPRKEDVSMDFLADIVKQIGYSIGENIASCLESKAMGDGVGQKVDYVGGTKVGASSSLNVVVENDVREPVCFRGDGSEECTVHEWEETMLVYMQKKGYGGQERSDEVLGKLKGRARDVVRVSLRSNPVDLSQGPRPVFDILKHHFSDTINSDMPLADVYSTLPMEGETPFDYWIRLNRAIEVAEDCLKRQNKELDNPSRVLTVMFIKHCPNPELSLIFMCKPLHEWTAAEVHDRLEEYQRKCKAPSPLRLAPLVTTLTQEVSRPVSAVANCPDPLQQPTNNSSEALDRVMGMLERVLEQRPQQPVGGYNNRFQRRPRRENPPLQCKVCGDANHSTMDHCYSNHLCFLCYAAGHTRRECNSRRSIKQQHDTATGKLAGPHWVGGSAGPCEVPQFDSVVDLESIYSSVCDEVKSNEKVIMQNTQRVLHNDELFYTSVLLGDVIEVSAMIDSGSMACTLSSTVVPRLEKAGVLKSGSLSPTEVVLVGCGGLKTKPVGVCELNLSVYGSSVSVPVLVVDGQRDELILGSNVIKHLIRELKTTGDFWEKMSSSEHNGDDKLFRLLANVERWTGTEVPERVGTVRLKRAVTLEPMQEHLVWGRLCTPQNVSAGSAVVIEPTRARSRPKNILVGRTVATLWSDGWVPVKVINPSPKPVTVRRNAKIADVFPCMALEDFDTDYIDGPTVEPVPLVQQVHKMDDNQDFDNGSGDSLTVDSAVKPHRVTSEVLHELGLSDIDIESTQLSQQCKARLVQLIARYECIFSRNKLDCGKATGYVHRIRLSDTKPFRLPYRRLSPNHYDKLRQALDEMEEREIIRKSSSEYASPLVLVWKKSGDLRLCTDFRWLNARTVKDAHPLPHQADALAALGGNAFFSTMDLTSGYYNVEVHEDDKKFTAFTSPFGLYEYNRLPQGLCNSPATFMRMMLSIFGDQNFSSLLCYLDDVLVFAPTEELGLQRLESVFERLKAHNLKLAPKKCHFMKRSVRFLGHVISEGGVATDPEKVKAIAGMTEKDLMEDNTDVPSQGKIRSFLGMIVYYQQFIEGCSTIAKPLHGLTTGTKAPRHGKGKRKRRINRKLTAADWTGECKQAFSQLKQALLDQVMLAHPDFSRPFLLSVDASSNGLGAVLSQVPEDGSAARPVAFASKSLTYAQSKYPAHRLEFFALRWAVCEKFSHWLRGKPFTVWTDNNPLTYILSKPKLDACEQRWVAKLAPFEFDIKYIPGPKNVIADALSRQPFVQPSALHRITRVPYKALLEEAAGVHAEKVQDVFRWSNHPFDLESCSPSIEAEACEIVMDCQTTSYPSPGSLSKEAVSAILRSQEEAGLQNCALLLPQLTQSLVPSEMSDVRVLSRDDLISKQRQDDALARVVFYVDRGRRPSRRERGHEPIEALRILKTWEKLTLKMGVLYRVTKSLLSKRKTYQYVVPTSMRATVLKGVHDEAGHQGQQRTLYLTRQRFFWHGLESDVREYVKTCKRCVFSKAPEPEARAPLENIITTEPLELVCVDFWSAEDSNNKSLDVLVVTDHFTKMAHAFLCPNQSAKAVALQLWNNIFCVYGFPRRIHSDQGANFESKLIAELLSAAGVQKSHTTPYHPMGNGGVERFNRTLGNMIRALPTRAKHRWPQKLKSLTFAYNCTVHETTGHAPFQLMFGRTPRLPVDMMFGTVLQDSNVVDYDEYVKSLTRDLREAMETVQLSATKQLKRHAGLYNRKIRGAPVEVGDRVLLANKGERGKRKLADRWENNLYIVTEKNSDIHIFKIQNMSTGQEKTVHRNLIMPVNFLPLPDTALETSNTGDREDPSEEMEDSSMNDIPEMDVGERTSVWVSEQTSEETQSEPSEKETPDVLEDGPLARDPQNSPHSEGATGGTSMSELTFGEEMSEPSEEERHSEDATGGTSSSNSHRTLDLDYPSTVDSDPPMVVVVEQVKRNDNSVRTVRSGAGRVRKRPVRLIETMQTQRVFHTEFIRVPVWV; the protein is encoded by the coding sequence atggaaagttttgggagaggtaggggagttTTCATGTTTAACCCTTCACTGCCAGTGGGTAGGGGGGCAGCTATTTCTCCAGTTACTTCCACACCTCTGGCCAGGCCAACTACGCAGGCAAGTGTGCACCTtccacatgatttagagctacctCAACTCAGTGCATTCGAGCCAGTTTCACCTAATCCTAGGAAGGAGGATGTGTCTATGGATTTCCTGGCGGACATTGTTAAGCAGATAGGTTACTCCATAGGTGAAAATATTGCCTCTTGTTTGGAATCAAAGGCTATGGGAGATGGGGTGGGACAGAAGGTTGATTATGTTGGTGGTACCAAGGTTGGGGCCAGCTCTAGTCTAAATGTAGTGGTGGAAAATGATGTCAGGGAACCAGTGTGTTTCAGGGGGGATGGTTCAGAGGAATGCACAGTGCATGAGTGGGAGGAGACCATGTTAGTGTACATGCAGAAGAAGGGCTATGGTGGGCAGGAGAGGTCAGATGAAGTTTTGGGTAAGCTGAAAGGGCGGGCACGTGACGTGGTAAGAGTAAGCCTACGCAGTAACCCAGTTGACTTAAGCCAGGGCCCTAGACCGGTTTTTGACATTCTGAAGCATCACTTTAGCGACACAATCAACTCTGACATGCCCCTAGCTGATGTTTATTCTACGTTGCCAATGGAAGGTGAGACTCCGTTTGATTACTGGATCAGACTGAACAGAGCCATAGAGGTGGCAGAGGACTGTTTGAAGAGGCAGAACAAGGAGCTAGACAATCCATCACGTGTTCTGACTGTCATGTTCATCAAGCACTGTCCGAACCCAGAGCTGTCATTGATATTCATGTGCAAACCATTGCATGAGTGGACGGCTGCGGAGGTCCATGACAGGCTGGAGGAGTACCAGAGGAAGTGTAAGGCTCCAAGTCCCTTGCGGCTGGCCCCACTGGTCACCACACTGACGCAGGAAGTAAGTAGGCCAGTGTCGGCTGTTGCAAACTGTCCGGACCCCTTGCAGCAGCCCACAAATAACTCATCCGAGGCATTGGATCGTGTGATGGGCATGCTTGAACGGGTCTTGGAGCAGAGGCCTCAGCAACCTGTAGGCGGCTATAATAACCGTTTCCAGAGGAGGCCCAGAAGGGAGAACCCGCCTTTGCAATGCAAAGTGTGTGGGGATGCGAACCACAGCAcaatggatcattgttattctaaccacCTATGCTTCCTCTGTTATGCAGCTGGGCACACACGTCGGGAATGTAATTCCCGTCGCTCCATCAAACAGCAACACGACACAGCGACAGGAAAACTGGCTGGCCCGCACTGGGTGGGGGGAAGTGCTGGGCCTTGTGAGGTGCCCCAATTCGATAGTGTTGTAGATTTAGAGTCAATATATTCAAGTGTTTGTGATGAAGTCAAGTCGAACGAAAAAGTCATTATGCAAAATACACAGAGAGTGCTCCACAACGATGAACTCTTCTATACTAGTGTGTTACTGGGGGATGTTATAGAGGTGAGCGCTATGATTGACAGCGGTTCTATGGCATGCACATTGAGCTCTACAGTGGTGCCACGCCTTGAGAAAGCAGGTGTGCTCAAGAGTGGCTCCCTCAGTCCGACTGAAGTGGTGTTGGTTGGCTGCGGGGGGTTGAAGACCaagcctgtaggtgtgtgtgaATTGAATCTGTCTGTGTATGGCAGcagtgtctctgtccctgttctagtAGTGGATGGCCAACGTGATGAGCTCATCCTAGGCAGCAACGTGATAAAACACCTCATCAGGGAGCTGAAGACGACCGGTGACTTCTGGGAGAAGATGTCATCATCTGAACACAATGGAGATGACAAACTGTTCCGTCTGCTGGCTAAtgtagagagatggacagggacaGAAGTGCCAGAAAGAGTGGGCACGGTAAGGCTGAAGCGGGCGGTCACATTGGAGCCCATGCAGGAACATTTAGTCTGGGGCCGGTTGTGTACGCCTCAAAATGTATCTGCGGGCAGTGCTGTCGTTATTGAGCCTACGAGGGCACGCTCAAGACCAAAAAACATTCTAGTGGGGAGAACTGTAGCGACATTGTGGAGCGATGGCTGGGTCCCTGTCAAAGTTATCAATCCCTCACCAAAGCCAGTAACAGTGAGACGCAATGCCAAGATAGCGGATGTTTTTCCTTGCATGGCATTAGAGGACTTTGACACTGACTACATAGATGGGCCCACTGTCGAACCGGTCCCCCTGGTGCAGCAGGTACACAAAATGGATGACAATCAAGACTTTGACAATGGTAGTGGAGATAGCTTGACCGTTGACAGTGCTGTAAAACCGCACAGAGTGACAAGTGAGGTGTTGCATGAGTTAGGGCTAAGTGACATTGACATTGAGTCCACTCAGTTGTCGCAACAGTGTAAGGCCCGGctagttcagctaatagcccgctACGAGTGTATCTTCTCCCGGAACAAACTAGACTGCGGGAAGGCTACTGGATATGTCCATCGCATCAGACTCAGTGACACTAAGCCTTTCAGGCTACCTTACCGTAGGCTCTCCCCTAACCATTATGACAAGCTCAGGCAGGCCTTGGATGAAATGGAAGAGCGAGAGATAATCAGGAAATCCAGCAGTGAGTATGCCTCCCCGCTCGTGCTGGTCTGGAAGAAGTCTGGCGATCTGAGACTGTGTACAGACTTCCGATGGCTCAATGCTCGCACCGTAAAGGATGCTCaccctctacctcaccaagctGATGCTCTGGCGGCCCTGGGTGGCAATGCCTTCTTCTCTACAATGGATTTGACCTCAGGCTACTACAATGTGGAGGTGCATGAAGACGACAAGAAGTTTACAGCCTTCACTTCTCCTTTTGGGTTATATGAATATAACCGTCTTCCACAAGGACTGTGCAATAGCCCAGCTACATTCATGAGGATGATGTTGAGCATTTTTGGGGATCAAAATTTTTCTAGCCTTCTATGCTACCTGGACGATGTGCTGGTTTTTGCCCCGACTGAAGAACTTGGATTGCAACGCTTGGAGTCCGTTTTTGAGCGTCTGAAGGCCCATAATCTGAAATTGGCTCCAAAGAAATGCCATTTCATGAAGAGGTCAGTGCGGTTCTTGGGGCATGTCATCAGTGAAGGAGGTGTGGCCACAGACCCGGAAAAAGTGAAGGCTATTGCAGGGATGACAGAGAAGGatctcatggaggataacacggaCGTGCCCTCCCAGGGGAAGATTCGGTCCTTTCTCGGAATGATAGTCTATTACCAGCAGTTCATTGAGGGGTGCTCCACCATCGCTAAGCCGCTGCATGGGCTGACAACTGGGACGAAGGCACCACGCCATGGGAAAGGAAAGAGGAAAAGAAGAATAAATAGGAAACTCACAGCAGCAGACTGGACTGGTGAGTGCAAACAGGCCTTTAGTCAGTTGAAACAAGCTCTCCTCGATCAGGTCATGCTAGCCCACCCTGATTTTAGTAGACCTTTCTTGCTGTCTGTAGACGCATCTAGTAATGGATTAGGTGCTGTCCTATCCCAAGTGCCAGAGGATGGGTCTGCAGCCAGGCCCGTAGCATTCGCTAGCAAATCTCTTACTTATGCACAGTCAAAGTATCCTGCCCATAGGTTAGAGTTTTTTGCTTTACGCTGGGCAGTCTGTGAGAAGTTTAGTCATTGGCTAAGGGGCAAGCCTTTTACTGTATGGACAGACAACAACCCATTAACATACATCCTGTCCAAGCCCAAATTGGACGCCTGTGAACAGAGATGGGTTGCTAAACTCGCCCCATTCGAGTTTGACATAAAGTACATCCCCGGTCCCAAAAATGTCATTGCTGATGCACTCAGTAGACAGCCATTTGTGCAGCCGAGCGCTCTCCACCGCATCACAAGGGTTCCATACAAGGCCTTGCTGGAAGAAGCTGCGGGAGTACATGCTGAGAAGGTGCAAGATGTGTTCCGCTGGTCGAACCACCCATTCGACCTCGAAAGCTGCTCACCGTCAATTGAGGCAGAGGCCTGTGAAATTGTCATGGACTGCCAAACTACCTCCTACCCTTCTCCTGGTTCTCTGTCAAAGGAAGCGGTGTCAGCAATCCTGAGGTCGCAAGAGGAGGCTGGTCTACAGAACTGTGCGCTGCTACTGCCTCAGCTCACTCAGTCATTGGTGCCATCTGAGATGTCAGATGTGAGAGTGCTGTCCCGTGACGACCTGATATCAAAGCAGCGCCAGGATGATGCACTCGCCAGAGTTGTCTTCTACGTGGACAGGGGCCGTAGACCTTCTAGGAGGGAACGTGGCCATGAACCAATCGAGGCTCTGCGGATTCTGAAGACCTGGGAGAAGCTCACTCTGAAAATGGGTGTACTATATCGCGTTACCAAAAGTTTGCTGTCAAAGAGGAAGACGTACCAGTATGTAGTACCCACCTCAATGAGGGCGACAGTTTTGAAGGGTGTCCACGATGAAGCTGGTCATCAGGGGCAACAGCGGACGTTGTACTTGACGAGACAGAGGTTCTTCTGGCATGGTCTGGAGTCGGATGTGAGAGAGTATGTCAAGACCTGCAAGAGGTGTGTGTTCAGTAAGGCCCCCGAGCCAGAGGCCAGAGCTCCACTGGAGAACATCATCACAACTGAGCCCCTcgagttggtgtgtgtggacttcTGGTCTGCTGAAGACTCCAACAACAAGTCCTTGGATGTTCTGGTTGTCACTGATCATTTTACTAAGATGGCCCATGCCTTCTTGTGTCCGAACCAATCAGCTAAAGCAGTGGCCCttcagctgtggaacaacatCTTCTGTGTGTATGGTTTTCCTCGTCGTATCCATTCCGACCAAGGGGCCAACTTTGAAAGTAAATTGATTGCTGAGTTGTTGAGTGCTGCAGGAGTCCAGAAGTCGCACACAACTCCCTACCATCCGATGGGGAACGGGGGAGTCGAAAGGTTCAATAGAACGCTGGGAAACATGATCAGGGCTTTACCTACGAGAGCGAAGCACAGGTGGCCCCAGAAGCTGAAGTCGTTGACCTTCGCCTACAACTGTACAGTCCATGAAACCACGGGCCACGCCCCTTTCCAGTTGATGTTTGGGAGAACCCCACGTCTGCCTGTCGACATGATGTTTGGTACGGTGCTACAAGACTCAAATGTTGTAGACTATGATGAGTACGTCAAGTCCCTGACGAGAGACCTGAGGGAGGCCATGGAGACTGTACAGTTGTCGGCAACCAAACAGCTGAAGAGGCATGCGGGCCTCTACAACAGGAAGATCAGAGGAGctccagtggaggtcggtgatcggGTGCTGCTGGCGAATAAGGGTGAACGTGGAAAGAGGAAGCTGGCGGATCGCTGGGAGAACAACCTCTATATTGTTACGGAGAAGAATAGTGACATCCACATCTTCAAGATACAGAACATGTCGACTGGCCAGGAGAAAACGGTACACCGTAATCTGATAATGCCTGTAAACTTCTTGCCTCTCCCTGACACTGCCTTAGAGACATCTAATACGGGAGACCGTGAGGATCCgagtgaggagatggaggactCATCCATGAATGATATACCAGAAATGGACGTTGGTGAGAGGACTAGTGTGTGGGTATCAGAACAGacctcggaggaaacacagtcggAGCCCTCTGAAAAAGAGACCCCAGATGTGCTGGAAGATGGGCCACTGGCGAGGGACCCTCAGAACTCACCACATTCTGAGGGTGCCACTGGTGGCACAAGCATGTCAGAGCTAACCTTTGGTGAAGAAATGTCCGAACCCTCTGAGGAAGAAAGACATTCTGAAGATGCCACTGGTGGCACAAGTTCCAGCAACAGTCACAGAACCCTTGACCTTGACTACCCATCGACTGTGGACAGTGACCCACCAATGGTGGTTGTAGTTGAACAGGTTAAACGTAATGATAACTCTGTTAGGAC
- the LOC129826672 gene encoding F-box only protein 21-like isoform X4, whose product MSTFATFPVAASGYTTFATAGGRSGDTSTNSVPFPTLPRWPRLQKHYRQNECCDWLKEYRTRHTVGLQIRRTVVSISQRFFTEVPCVGQVLGDSFAEIESLGAPEHFCEDELLSILNSDRRKSLTLKYYAKKILYFLRQKNILRSLKMFLEQPAEQQSALEGALLVDQYCNPLADVSLDGISSQLEEITDKIKKMLRIKNPSHPSLRVTQGDCFAVDDFDLQRQVVVTLNAVLYEQLQYKGNECDYYNPLNSYIHQVLLRRTGIPISLSVLYMTLARKLGVQLEPVNFPNHFLLRWCQQQRVSGDIYDFAYIDAFGKGKQLTAKECEYLIGHQVTADYYNAISTTEVLLRMVGNLLNIGKRGISSLREGNEKSYQLLRDSLDLYLTINPDNVQYLLLQARLYFHLGIWPEKVLDILQHIQALDPSQHGAVGYLVQHTLEHIQHKKQPVEPEVKRRSAPEHLELQYSVGLIMKHKRSGYNCAIYGWDPKCTMSQEWITTMRVHQLSSGANQPFYNVLVQDGTCRYAAQENLEPHSAPLEIAHPEVGRYFSEFHDSHYVANEELQTRYPEDMAETLGTVRDLYHRLMPSSVQQESPNGPEGPSQENQGSQENQGSQENQGSQENQGSQENQGSQENQGSQENQDTMPT is encoded by the exons TCCCTTTTCCTACACTCCCCAGATGGCCAAGATTGCAGAAGCATTACCGCCAGAATgagtgttgtgattggctgaaAGAATACAGAACGCGGCACACTGTTGGTCTACAAATACGACGAACAGTTGTATCCATCTCCCAGAGATTCTTCACGGAAGTT CCTTGCGTTGGCCAGGTGCTGGGGGACAGCTTTGCTGAGATCGAGTCCCTCGGCGCCCCAGAGCACTTCTGTGAAGACGAGCTGCTCTCCATACTCAACTCAGACAGGAG GAAAAGCCTGACACTGAAGTACTATGCAAAGAAAATCCTTTATTTCCTGCGCCAGAAGAACATCCTGAGGAGTTTAAAGATGTTTCTGGAGCAGCCTGCAGAGCAGCAGTCAGCCCTAGAGG gAGCTCTGCTGGTAGACCAGTATTGTAACCCCCTGGCAGATGTGTCATTGGACGGTATATCCTCCCAGCTGGAGGAGATCACTGACAAGATCAAGAAGATGCTGCGGATAAAGAACCCCTCTCATCCAAGCCTGAGGGTCACACAAG GCGATTGTTTTGCTGTAGACGACTTTGATCTCCAGAGACAGGTGGTCGTTACCCTCAATGCTGTTTTATACGAGCAGCTTCAGTACAAGGGCAACGAGTGTGACTACTACAACCCTCTCAACTCCTATATACACCAG GTGCTGCTCCGCCGGACAGGCATTCCCATCAGCCTCTCTGTCCTTTACATGACGCTGGCCAGGAAACTGGGGGTTCAACTGGAGCCTGTCAACTTCCCCAATCACTTCCTGCTTCGCTGGTGCCAGCAACAAAGAGT GAGTGGAGACATCTATGATTTTGCGTACATTGACGCCTTCGGTAAAGGCAAGCAGCTGACGGCTAAGGAGTGCGAGTACCTCATTGGTCATCAGGTGACTGCAGACTACTACAATGCCATCAGTACAACAGAAGTGCTGTTAAGGATGGTGGGAAATCTGCTGAACATCGGCAAACGAGG GATCTCATCCTTGAG GGAGGGCAATGAAAAATCCTACCAGCTGCTGAGAGACTCTCTGGATCTCTACCTCACCATCAACCCAGACAACGTCCAATACCTTCTACTACAGGCCAGACTCTACTTCCACCTGGGCATCTGGCCTGAGAAG gTCCTCGACATCCTGCAGCACATCCAGGCGTTGGACCCGTCCCAACACGGGGCAGTGGGTTATCTGGTACAACACACCCTGGAACACATCCAGCACAAGAAACAGCCTGTAGAGCCAGAGGTGAAGAGACGCAGCGCCCCCGAACACCTAGAGCTGCAGTACAGTGTAGGCCTCATCATGAAACACAAGAG GTCTGGCTATAACTGTGCTATCTATGGCTGGGACCCCAAGTGCACCATGAGCCAGGAGTGGATTACCACCATGAGGGTCCACCAGCTGTCCAGCGGGGCTAACCAACCCTTCTACAACGTCTTAGTGCAGGACGGCACCTGCCGATACGCTGCCCAGG AAAATCTAGAGCCCCATTCCGCCCCTCTGGAGATCGCTCACCCGGAGGTGGGACGCTACTTCTCAGAGTTCCATGACAGCCACTATGTTGCCAACGAGGAGCTGCAGACACGCTACCCAGAGGACATGGCAGAGACCCTGGGCACCGTACGGGACCTCTACCACAGACTGATGCCCAGCTCAGTGCAACAGGAAAGCCCCAACGGCCCAGAGGGACCTTCCCAAGAGAACCAGGGCAGCCAGGAGAACCAGGGCAGCCAGGAGAACCAGGGCAGCCAGGAGAACCAGGGCAGCCAGGAGAACCAGGGCAGCCAGGAGAACCAGGGCAGCCAGGAGAACCAGGACACCATGCCCACATAG